ATAAAGTATTTGAAAAGTTAGAGAATATTGATAAAAAAGAATTGTTTGTAGAGCAAGAAAATTATCACTATTATATATATATCGAACAAAGAGATTTATCTCTTCCAGAAATAGCTATAGTAACAGATTCTACTTCAGATTTAACACCAGAACTTATGGGAGATTTAAATATAGATATTATTCCACTTAAGATAAAAATAGGAGAGGACTATTATAAAGATGGAATAGAATTAACAAAAAGAGATTTTTGGAAAAGAGTTACTTCTGAATCAATAATTCCAAAAACGTCTCAACCATCTCCTGCAGAATTTAAAGAGATATATGAAAGATTATTTAAAAAAGGATATAAAAAAATTATCTCTATCCATATTTCAAGTAAATTAAGTGGAACTCAACAAGCAGCTAGAGTAGCTAAGGGAATGGTTGCTAGAGGAGAAAATATAACAATAGTAGATTCTAAAGCTGTTGCAATGTCTTTAGGATATCAAGTTTTAGAGGCAGCTAGACTGGCTAGAGAAGGAATGAGTGAAGAAAATATTCTAAGTAGATTAGAGCAGTTACAAGATAGAATAAAACTTTATTTTGTTGTAAATGATATAAGTTATTTAGAAAAAGGTGGAAGAATAGGAAGAGCATCTTCAGTAATTGGGGGCTTTTTAAAAGTAAAACCTATACTTAAATTAGAAAATGGAGAGATTTCTGTTCAAGGAAAAGTTTTTGGAGAATCTGGAGCACTTGGGTATATGGAAAGACTTATCAGAGCAGAGAGTAAAAAGACAAGTATGATTCTTTATACAGCATGGGGAGGAACTCGTAAAGAACTTTTAAATGCAGATGAGATAAAAAATCAACAGAGTGGAAATAATAAAATCGAATATAGAGGAAGATTTGAAATAGGGGCAACTATAGGAGCTCATTCGGGACCTGTATATGGATTTGCTATTATTCCAAAAATAATATAAAAATATTTTTATAGCATTATAAAATAAAAAAGTTTGCTTATTTTTTAAAATAGGAGTATACTAGTAAATATTAAAAAGTAAAAGAGAGTTATTATTAAAAAACTCTCTTTTGTATTTTTAATATGTGGGTTTAAAAAATATAAATTAGTTTTTAAAGTTTTTAAATATTATAAATTTTTATTAAGGAGAGTGAAAATTATGAAATTTTCAAGTTACCTAGACCCTAATTTTATCTTTACAGATCTAAAAGGTAAAAATCCTGAAGAGATAATAGTGGAAATGGTAGAAAAAATTGCCGAAAAAGATAAGAAGGTGAAAGCTTCACAAGTTGTTATTCAAGAGGCAATAATAAGAAGAGAGAGAGAGATATCTACAGGAATAGGAAGTGGAATAGCTATTCCCCACGCTAGAATAGAAAATTTTAATGATTTTATTGTAGCAATAGGATTATTGGATAATCCAATAGAGAGTGAGATAGCAGCAACTAATAAAAGTGATAAGGTAGATTTAGTATTTTTAATAATCTCAGATGTATTAAAAAATAAAAATATATTAAAAGTAATGAGTGCTGTTTCAAAACTTGCATTAAAGCAGGGAGAGCTTTTAGAAAAAATTAGAAAAGAAAGAAATCCTAAAAAAATAATTGAGTACTTTCAAGCAGCAAATATAGAGTTTGAACATAAGATAGTGGCTGAAGATGTACTTAGTCCAGATATAAAACCAGCTACACCAGACAATACTCTTGAAGAGATAGCTAAAAGACTTATACTAGAAGAAACAAGTGGACTTCCTGTTGTAGACAAGAATGGAAAATTCTTAGGAGAGATAACAGAGAGAGAGCTTATAGATTATGGTATGCCAGAGTATCTTTCTCTTATGGGGGATTTGAACTTTTTAACAGTTGGGGAACCATTTGAAGAGTATCTAGTAAATGAATCAAAAGTTACTATAAAAAATTTATACAGAATTTCAAATGATATAATAATAGATAGAAAAACTCCTATAATGGAAATCTGCTTCATTATGGTAAATAAAGGAATAACTAGACTATATGTAGTTGATGATGGAAAGTACTATGGAATGATAAAAAGATCAGATATCATCAAGAAAGTTTTACATATATAGTAAATCTAAATTAAAATAGTGGGGGGATATATTTAAGGAGGATAATTAAAAATGATATATATAATAATAGGATTAGTAGTTTTTGTGTCAGTATTTTATCTGATGATAACAGAAAAAGTACCTCAAGCTTGGGCAACAATGATAGGTGGACTTATAATGGCATTGATAGGGATAATCAATGAAGAGGACGCACTTGAAGCTGTATCTGAAAGACTTGAGATTTTATTTCTTTTAATTGGTATGATGATAATTGTTCATCTTGTATCAGA
This DNA window, taken from Fusobacterium mortiferum ATCC 9817, encodes the following:
- a CDS encoding PTS sugar transporter subunit IIA — protein: MKFSSYLDPNFIFTDLKGKNPEEIIVEMVEKIAEKDKKVKASQVVIQEAIIRREREISTGIGSGIAIPHARIENFNDFIVAIGLLDNPIESEIAATNKSDKVDLVFLIISDVLKNKNILKVMSAVSKLALKQGELLEKIRKERNPKKIIEYFQAANIEFEHKIVAEDVLSPDIKPATPDNTLEEIAKRLILEETSGLPVVDKNGKFLGEITERELIDYGMPEYLSLMGDLNFLTVGEPFEEYLVNESKVTIKNLYRISNDIIIDRKTPIMEICFIMVNKGITRLYVVDDGKYYGMIKRSDIIKKVLHI